The Apium graveolens cultivar Ventura chromosome 6, ASM990537v1, whole genome shotgun sequence genome contains a region encoding:
- the LOC141664885 gene encoding uncharacterized protein LOC141664885 gives MASMIQPQIPKLTATNYGNWSIQMKVLLGSFDNWDIVESGYDEPADTATEAAFTNAEKMNLKDTRKKDKKALYIIIQGVDESTFEKISDAKMAKDAWEILQKSFQGVEKVKKVRLQVLHGEFENLKMKTSENIGEFVTRLKAIINEMKRNDESLNDVRVMEKLIRLLTRKFDYMVTSIEESKDLPTISIDELVANQNFEGYQPSGRGQNFRGRRRGGFQRGDESQFQCYNCNKFGHFSYECRAPKVEERSHFIVAKEDKDVGTAMFLTYKGDEENKKNVWYLDSEANNHMTDHKNLFTEIDETISGEVTFGDSSKIPVKGKGTIMIVSKNCDKKKL, from the coding sequence ATGGCGAGCATGATACAACCGCAAATTCCAAAGTTGACGGCGACAAATTATGGGAACTGGAGCATACAAATGAAGGTGTTACTCGGTTCCTTCGATAATTGGGATATTGTTGAAAGCGGGTATGACGAGCCCGCAGATACAGCCACTGAAGCAGCCTTTACAAATGCGGAGAAGATGAATTTGAAAGATACCCggaaaaaagataaaaaggcccTGTATATAATTATTCAAGGTGTTGATGAATCAACCTTTGAAAAAATTTCAGATGCAAAAATGGCAAAAGACGCATGGGAGATTCTGCAGAAATCATTCCAGGGTGTCGAAAAAGTCAAAAAGGTGCGGCTCCAGGTGTTACACGGGGAGTTCGAGAATTTGAAGATGAAGACTTcagaaaatattggtgaatttgttacgCGTTTGAAAGCCATAATAAATGAAATGAAAAGAAACGACGAAAGTCTCAACGATGTTCGGGTCATGGAAAAACTCATCCGTTTGCTAACCAGAAAATTTGATTATATGGTTACTTCAATTGAGGAGTCAAAGGACTTGCCCACAATTTCCATTGATGAGCTGGTTGCTAACCAGAATTTTGAAGGTTATCAACCATCTGGTCGTGGTCAGAATTTTAGAGGCCGAAGAAGAGGTGGATTTCAACGAGGTGATGAATCTCAATTTCAATgttataattgtaataaatttggTCACTTCAGTTATGAGTGTAGAGCACCAAAAGTGGAAGAAAGGAGTCACTTTATTGTAGCAAAAGAAGATAAAGATGTTGGCACTGCTATGTTCCTCACTTATAAAGGAGATGaggaaaataagaaaaatgtttggtatcttgactcGGAAGCCAACAATCATATGACTGACCATAAAAATTTATTTACGGAGATAGACGAGACCATCAGCGGAGAAGTTACTTTTGGTGACTCGTCAAAAATTCCGGTCAAAGGAAAAGGTACAATTATGATTGTGTCAAAGAATTGTGATAAAAAGAAGCTGTAG